A window from Phalacrocorax aristotelis chromosome 5, bGulAri2.1, whole genome shotgun sequence encodes these proteins:
- the LOC142057683 gene encoding UDP-glucuronosyltransferase 1A1-like isoform X2 encodes MASSNTGFNSLASWVVLFLLLWTFSEGGKLLVVPIDGSHWLSMRPIVERLRQRGHEIVVVAPEINLRIDSSVHFTMKTYSVSYTKEYVEAEFKKMGYRSFTPQPFLEKFSKMANITTMFFDSCKRLLSNKELIEYLEESKFDAVFMDPFFPCGQIVAEHLSLPSVYLVRGLPCSLDFHATLCPNPPSYIPRSFTRYTDHMTFLQRVGNLIASLSSSLACSFLYSSYDGLIKEFLQQKATVLELFSHASIWLMKYDFVFEYPRPLMPNMVLIGGISCTQEKTLSQEFEAIVNASGEHGIVVFSLGSMVSEIPMKKAEEIADALGSVPQTVLWRYTGEVPRNLPKNVKLVKWLPQNDLLAHPKTRAFITHGGSHGVYEGICNAVPMVLMPLFGDQMDNAKRIESRGAGLTLNILEMTSKDISAALKAVINDKKYKENIKRLSDLHLDRPIHPLDLAVHWVEFVMRHKGAPHLRPAAHDLNWIQYHSLDVIAFLLTVVLLSLFISLKCCLFCCRRCCCKKGRTRKPTKSKSH; translated from the exons atggcttcttcaaatacaggCTTTAATTCTCTTGCCTCCTGGGTTGTGCTATTCCTGCTCCTGTGGACCTTTTCTGAAGGTGGAAAGCTTTTGGTTGTACCTATCGATGGCAGCCACTGGCTCAGCATGCGCCCGATTGTGGAGCGGCTCAGACAGAGGGGACATGAAATTGTGGTTGTTGCACCAGAGATAAATTTGCGGATAGATTCGTCAGTGCATTTTACCATGAAAACATACTCTGTGTCTTACACCAAGGAGTATGTGGaggcagaatttaaaaagatgGGCTACAGGAGTTTCACACCTCAACCCTTCTTGGAAAAATTCTCAAAAATGGCAAATATTACAACCATGTTCTTTGATTCCTGCAAACGTCTTCTGTCTAACAAAGAGCTGATTGAATACCTCGAAGAAAGCAAATTTGATGCTGTCTTTATGGatcctttttttccatgtggACAGATAGTGGCCGAACATCTCTCCCTACCTTCTGTGTATCTCGTACGGGGATTGCCATGCAGCCTAGACTTCCATGCTACCCTCTGTCCAAATCCTCCTTCTTACATTCCTAGGTCCTTCACTCGCTACACAGACCACATGACATTCCTCCAGCGTGTGGGCAATCTCATAGCTAGCCTGAGCAGTTCCCTGGCTTGCAGCTTTCTTTATTCATCGTATGATGGTTTGATCAAAGAATTCCTCCAACAAAAGGCAACAGTGCTTGAGCTGTTCAGCCATGCATCTATTTGGCTCATGAAATATGACTTTGTGTTTGAGTACCCCAGGCCCCTCATGCCTAATATGGTCTTGATCGGAGGCATAAGCTgcactcaggaaaaaacatTATCACAG GAATTTGAAGCTATTGTGAATGCCTCTGGAGAACACGGCATTGTTGTCTTCTCGCTGGGCTCCATGGTCTCTGAGATTCCTATGAAGAAAGCTGAGGAAATCGCAGATGCCTTGGGATCAGTCCCTCAAACG GTTTTGTGGCGAtacacaggagaggtgccccgCAACCTGCCGAAGAATGTAAAGCTTGTCAAGTGGCTGCCACAGAATGATCTTCTAG CTCACCCTAAGACTCGTGCCTTTATTACCCACGGAGGCTCACATGGTGTTTACGAGGGCATATGCAATGCGGTGCCAATGGTACTAATGCCTTTATTTGGAGACCAGATGGACAACGCCAAGCGAATAGAGTCACGGGGAGCAGGACTGACACTGAATATACTCGAAATGACTTCAAAGGACATATCCGCTGCCCTGAAAGCAGTTATTAATGATAAAAA GTACAAAGAGAACATCAAGCGTCTCTCGGACCTTCACCTCGACAGACCCATCCATCCCCTGGACCTGGCCGTGCACTGGGTGGAGTTTGTAATGAGACACAAAGGGGCCCCACACCTGCGACCTGCTGCTCATGACTTGAACTGGATCCAGTACCACTCCCTGGACGTCATCGCCTTCCTCCTCACCGTGGtgctcctttccctcttcattTCTCTGAAGTGCTGCCTGTTCTGCTGCCGCAGGTGCTGctgtaaaaagggaagaacaagAAAGCCAACCAAATCAAAGTCCCATTAG